From the genome of Pseudonocardia sp. EC080619-01:
CTGCTCGAGGCGGCGGGCCCGCTGCCGCGGGCCCGGTTCGTCGTCGCGCACTCGCACTCCGGCTACACGACCAACCTGCCGCTGGCCGACGTCACCGGCGGGCGGGCGTGGCTGGCGTTCGACGCCCAGGGCGGGCCCCTGACCCGGGAGCACGGCGGCCCGGCCCGGCTGCTGGTCCCGCACCTGTACTTCTGGAAGAGCGTCAAGTGGGTGGCGGGGCTGCGGGTGCTCGCCGAGGACGAGCCGGGGTTCTGGGAGCGCAACGGCTACCACGACCGCGGCGACCCGTGGCGCGAGCAGCGGTTCCAGGGGGACTGAGGGCACCGATGAGCACGGACCCGGGCACCCGCCCGACGACACCGCGCCGCACCCTGCGCTGGCAGGCCGCCACCGTCCTGGGGATCCGGGACGAGGCCCCGGCGGTCCGGACCTTCACCCTCGGCCTGGAGGAGCCCGCCCACCACCTGCCGGGCCAGTACTACGTCCTGCGGCTCACCGCCGAGGACGGCTACACCGCCCAGCGGTCGTACTCGGTCGCCTCCGCCCCGGACGGGCGCCCCGAGATCGACCTGACCGTCGAGCGCCTCGACGACGGCGAGGTCTCGGAGTTCCTGCACGACGTCGTCGTCCCCGGGGACGTGCTGGAGGTGCGCGGCCCCGTCGGCGGCTGGTTCGCCTGGACCGGGGACTCCCCCGCGCTGCTGGTCGGCGGCGGGTCCGGGCAGGTCCCGCTCACCGCGATGCTGCGGCACGCCCGCGCCGCCGGACGTCCCGACCTGGTGCGGATGATCCTGTCCGTGCGGACCCCGAGCGACCTCTACTACGGCGACGAACTCCACGTGCCGCAGGTGACGCCGGTGTTCACCCGCACCGCGCCGGACGGTTCGGCCCGCCCGGCGGGCCGGCTCGTACTCGACGACGTCGCACCGCTCGTCCGCGGCGGGGAGACCGCCTACGTGTGCGGCTCCCCCGCGTTCGCCGACGCCGCCGCGGCGCTGCTGGCCGAGGCCGGCGTGCCCGACGACGCGATCCGGATCGAGCAGTTCGGCCCCACCGGCAGCTGATCCGTCCCGGACCTGGCACTCCCCCGGGTAGCCGACCGGCGGCACCCACACAGCGGGCAGACCGCTCCCCATGCTCACGCAACGTGATTGAGATAGGTCACCTCGAACGCTGTCGGCGTAACACGATCGGGTTTCCGGACCGACGTACCGGGAGCACCACGGCCTCGTGACCGGAGCGCTCCCCAGCAGCTCCCCCAAGGAGAATGACCTTGACGTTGTCCCCGCCCCGGGCGGGCACCGAGACACGCCCGGCTCCGGCCGGACCGCCCCACCCCGATCGGCTGCACCGCTTCTTCGAGGCGTCGGTGGCCCGCCGCCCCGACGCCGTCGCCCTCCAGGACGGCGCCCTGGAGCTGACCTACGCCGAGCTCGACGCCCGTGCGGCGCAGCTCGCCCGGTACCTGGCGCGGGGTGCCGGGCCGGGGCGCCGGGTCGGGATCCTGCTGCACCGCAGCTGGCGGACCTACGCGGTGCTCCTCGCCGTGCTGAAGACCGGTGCGGCGTTCGTGCCGATCGACCCGGCCGCGCCCGCCGACCGGGTCGTCTACATCCGTGACGACGCCGGGCTCGACCTGCTCGTCACCACCTCGGACCTCGCCGAGGAGCTGCCCCGCGACCGGGTCGTGCCGCTGGACCTGTGCGCCGCCGAGGTCGCCGCGCTGCCGCGGCACCCGCTCGAGCCCGTCCGGCCCGGCGCGGACCCGCTCGCGTACATCATCTACACCTCGGGCTCCAGCGGCCGCCCCAAGGGCGTCGCCGTCGCGCACCCCAGCATCTGCAACTTCGTGCACGTCATCACCCAGGTGTACGACGTCCGCCCGCACGACCGCGTCTACCAGGGCATGACGATCTCGTTCGACTTCTCCATCGAGGAGATCTGGACGACCTTCGCCGCCGGCGCGACCCTCGTCGTGGGGCCCACCGACTCCCGCCGGATCGGCGCCGAGCTGGGCGACTTCCTCGCCGACACCGGCGTCACCGTGATGTGCTGCGTCCCCACGCTGCTCGCCACGATCCCGCGCGAGCTGCCCGCGCTGCGGACCCTGCTCGTCGGTGGCGAGGCGTGCCCGGCCGGGCTGGTCGAGCGCTGGGCGCGGCCGGGCCGCCGGATGCTCAACACCTACGGCCCGACCGAGGCGACCGTCACCGCGACCTGGGGCGAGCTGGTGCCCGGCCGCGCGGTCACCATCGGCCGACCGGTGCCCACCTACTCGGTGGTGATCCTCGACGACGCCCTGCGCGAGGTCCCCCGCGGCGAGGTCGGCGAGATCTGCATCGGCGGACCGGGCGTCGCCGTCGGGTACGTGAACCTGCCGGAGAAGACCGCCGACCGGTTCGTCCGGCACCCCGCGGCACCGCCGAACGGCGACGGCCGCCTCTACCGCACCGGCGACCTCGGCCGCATCGACGACCACGGCGAGATCGTCTACCTGGGCCGGGCCGACGACGAGGTCAAGATCCGCGGCCACCGGGTGGACCTCGGCGAGATCGAGAGCGTCGCCCTGGAGCGCGCCGACGTCGAGAGCGCCGTCGCGGCCCTGACGAAGCCCGGGGACGGCACCGGCGAGGAGCTCGTCGTCCACGTCGTGCCCGCGGCCGGGCCGGGCGGGCCGGTGGACCGAGCAGCCCTGCACGAGCTGCTCCGGACCCGGCTGCCCGAGTACATGGTCCCCGGGTACCTGGAGGTGCTCGACCGGCTGCCGATGATGCCCAGCGGCAAGGTCGACCGGCCGAAGCTGCCCGCACCGTCCGGGCCGCGGATCGTCGTGACGGACGGGCCGGTGGTCGACCCCGCGACGGAGCTGGAGACCCGGGTCCGGTCGGTGCTCGCCGAGGCGCTGTCGCTGGAACCGCACCTGGTCTCGGTCACCGCCGACTTCTTCGACGAGCTCGGCGGCCACTCGCTCCTCGCCGCCCGCGTCGTCACCCTGCTGCGGGAGCGCGGCGTCGGGCGCAGCCCGGCCGTGCGCGACCTCTACGAGAACCCGGACGCCCGCGCGCTGGCCGCCGCGCTCGACCCGGACGCCGGCACCGGCACCGGGGGCACGCCCGGCTCGGTCCCGCCGCCGCCGCGCCCGGAGCCGCTGCGGCACTCGCGGCGCCGCTACTCCGCCGCCGGTGCCGCGCAGGCCGGGTCCCTGTTCGTGCTCATGCTGGTGATGACGCTGCCGGCCGCCGGGGTCTACGCCTGGCACGGCGGCCGCGTCGCCCCGGACGTGCTGGCCCAGCTCGCGCTCGGCGCCACCGCGGTCTTCCTGCTGCAGCGCTGGCTGCTGGCGCCGCTCGCGGTGCGGGCGCTGAGCGCGGGCGTCCGTCCCGGGCGCTACCCGATGTGGGGGCGGGTGCACCTGCGGTTGTGGGCGGCGGACCTGCTGCTGTCGATGTCCCCGCTGCCGGTGCTCTCCGGTGGCCCGCTCGCGCCCGGCTACCTGCGGATGCTCGGGGCCCGCGCGGGCCGCGACGTCCACCTGGGCAGCTCGGTGCTGTCGCTGCCGCGGATGCTGCACCTCGGCCACGGCGCCACCGTCGGGCACAGCGCGGCGCTGCGCCCGTGGACGGCCGCGGACGGCTGGATCACCGTCGCCCCGATCATGATCGGCGAGGGCGCCCACGTCGGGGCCGGCTCGGTCGTCGAACCGGGCGCGGTCATCGGTGCCGACGCCGTCCTGGGCGAGCAGTCGGCGGTGGCGGCCGACCAGCTGGTCCCGCCCGGCGAGCACTGGGCCGGGTCGCCCTCGGCGCCGGACGCGGCCGACGCCGCCGTCGCCGAGCTGTCCGAGCGCGGGCCCGCACCGGCGTGGACCCGGGCGCAGATGGCCGCCGCGGCCGCCGGTGTCGCCGCCCTCGAACTGGTCGCGCTGGCGTCGCTCGTCCCGGCGGTGCTGCTGGTGTGGACGTCGCTGCTGTTCTTCGGCGACGGCCCCGCGCTGGCCGTCGCGGTCGCCGTCGGCCCGGTGTTCGTGGTGACCGTCTGCGTGCTCGTCGCGCTCGGCCGCCGGATCGTCCGGCCCCGCACCGGGCCGGGCGTGTTCCCCGCGCGGTCCGCGCTGGGACTGCGCAAGTGGTTCGGCGACAAGCTGCTCGAGATGAGCCTGGCCTACACCAACTCGCTGTACTCCACGCTCTACACGGTCGGCTGGCTGCGGCTGCTCGGCGCCCGGATCGAGCGCGGCGCCGAGGTCTCCACGGCATCGCACATCGACCCCGAGATGCTCACGATCGCGCAGGGCTCGTTCGTCGCCGACATGGCCAGCGTCGGCAGCGCCACCTTCCACAACGGCTGGATGGTCCGCCGTCCGACGCTGGTGGGCCGGCGGGCGTTCGTCGGGAACGCCGCCGTCGTCCCGGCCGGGTCGGAACTGGGCGACGAGTCGCTGGTCGGGGTCGCCACGGTGCCGCCGACGTCCGGCGTCCCGCGTGACACCACCTGGCTCGGGTCCCCCGCGATGCACCTACCGGTCCGGCAGGACTCCGGCGACCACCCCGAGAGCATGACGTTCGCGCCGTCGCGGCGGCGGGTCGCGGAGCGGCTCGGGATCGAGTTCCTGCGTGCCACGCTGCCCGCGTCGGCGATCTCCGTGTCGCTCTACCTGTTCCTGCAGGGCCTGTCCGACGTCGCACGGACCGCCCCGGCGTGGGCGGTGGTGCTCGCGGCGCCCGCTCTCGCGCTCGGCACCGCGCTGCTGCTGGTGCTGCTGGTCGCGGCCGTGAAGTGGCTGGTCGTCGGCACCTACCGGCCGCGCCGGGAACCGCTGTGGAGCCGGTTCGTGCGCCGCTCGGAGTTCGTCACCGGCCTCTACGAGGCGTCCGCGGTCCCCGGGCTGCTGACGATGCTGTCCGGGACCCCGCTGCTGCCCCCGATGCTGCGGCTGCTCGGCGCCCGGATCGGGCGGCGGACGTGCGTGTCGACCACCTACCTCACCGAGTTCGACCTCGTGGTGATCGGCGACGACGCCGTGGTCGGCCGGGACGTCTCCCTGCAGACCCACCTGTTCGAGGACCGGGTCATGAAGATGTCGACGGTCACCGTCGGCCCCGGCGCCTCGGTCGGCGACCGCGCGATCGTGCTCTACGACGCCGTCGTCGGCGCCGGGACCCGGCTGGACCCGCTGTCGCTGGTGATGAAGGGCGAGCACCTGCCCGACGGCACGCGCTGGCGCGGCATCACCGCGCAGGCCGTGCTCGACGCGCCGGCGGAGCCGCTCCCCGCCCTCCCGGCGCCGGACCCGGAGCGGACCACCCGGATCGCCCCCGTCACCGACCACGCCGACCCGGAGCGGACGACCGCGCTCGCGCGGGTCGGCGGGGCACCCGACCCGGGCCGCACGGTGCGGCTCCGTTCGGTGCAGGCGGCCCGGTCGGCGCCGCGGCGGTCGGGTGGCGACACCGTGCGCCGGGCCCCGGCCGTCCCGGCCGCGCGCCGGCCCGAGGAGGCACCCGCGGAGGCACCCGTGGAGGCGACGGCCCGGCAGGCGCCCGTCGTCCCCGCAACGTCCGGTCCGGGGCCGCAGCGGGTCCCGGTCCCGGCTCCACGGCACGCGAGCCGGTCCGGCCCTCCGGCCCCGGCCTCCCGGCCCGCCCCGCCGGCGGCGCCCGGTCCGCGGCGTCCCGGTGCCGGGCAGGGCCGGCACCGCCGGGGCCCCGCGCAGGAGGCCTCCCGGCCGTCGCCGGGACCGGCGGGCGACCGCCCCGGGCCGGACCCGCGGTGAGGCTGCGCGACCTGGTCGGCGGCCCACGGCGGCCCTCCGGTGACCGGCCCCTCGCGCTGGTCTACCGCGGCCGGGCGAGCGTGCCCGGCTGCCCGGAGTCGGTGGCGGCGCTGCTGGCGTCGTCCCGGCACGGGTTCGACGTCCGGTTCGTCGGCCGCCGCGAGGACCTCCCCCTGACCGCGGAGACCCTGGCCGGCGCCGCCCTGTACGCCCAGCCCGGCGGCGGGACGCTCGACGCGGCCTGGCGCCGGATGCGCAGCGCCCGCGGCCCGGTCCGCAAGTTCGTCGCGGGCGGGGGCCGCTACCTGGGCTTCTGCCTCGGCGCGTACCTGGCCGGGGCGACACCGGGCTTCGGGCTGCTGCCCGGGGACACCGACCGGTGGATCGGCCGGCCCGGCGCCACCGTCGGCCACGACGGCGACGCCGTCGTCCGGGTCGACTGGCGCGGCCGCGACCGGGCGCTCTACTTCCAGGACGGGCCCCGCTTCCTGCTCGACGCGGACGCCGGCGGCACCGTGCTGGCCCGCTACCCCGACCACGAGGTCGCCGCCGCCGTGACGCCGTTCGGCGCCGGCCGGGTCGGCGTCGTCGGCCCGCACCCCGAGGCGGGGCCCGACTGGTTCGACGACGCCGGGCTCCCCCGCACCGACGCGCGCGACCTCGGCCTGCAACTGATCGACGAGGTGATGGCGTGACCCGACCGACCCCCGACGCCGAACGGACCGTCCCGGCACTGCAGCCGGTCCGGCTGCCGGAGCAGCGCGCGGTCCCCGCCCCACGGCCGCGACCGGACCGGGCACCGGACGGGAACCGGTCCGGGAACCGGCTGATCGGCGTCGACGCCGCCCGTGGTGTCGCGCTGCTGGGGATCGTCGCGGTGCACGCTCTCGTCGAGACCACCGACGACGGCGTCCCCACCCCCAGCTACCTGATCTTCGGCGGCCGGTCCGCGGCGTTGTTCGCACTGCTCGCGGGGGTGTCGTTCGCGTTCCTGACCGCGCGGGCCCGGGTCCGACCCGGACCGGACCTGGCGGCGGCCGCGGCGTCGCTCGCCACCCGCGCGGGGATGCTGATGCTGGTCGGGCTGGCGCTGAGCTGGACCGACCCGACGATCGCCGCGCTGATCCTGCCGTACTACGCGGTGGCGTTCCTGCTGGCGATCCCGCTGGTCGCCGTCCCGACGCGGGTGCTCGCGCCGCTCGCGGTGCTGCTCTGTGCCGGGGTGCCGGTGCTGTCGCACCTGGTGCGGCCTGCGCTTCCCGATCCGTCGCTGGCGAACCCGTCGCTCGTCGAGATCGTCACCGACCCGGGCGGGGTGCTGTCCGAGCTGGCCGTGACCGGGGCCTACCCCGCGGTGCTGTGGGTGTCGTACATGGCGGTGGGGATCGTCGTCGGGCGGCTGCGGCTGTCGTCGCCGCGCACGGCGCTCGCGCTGCTCGGCGGGGGCACCGCCGTCGCCGTCGTCGCGACCGTGACGTCGATGTGGCTGCTCGGCCCGGGCGGCGGGTACGCCGCCATCGCCGCGGCGAGCCCGCCCGCGCTGCCGGCGTCCGCCCCGACGATCGCCGACGCCGTCGCCGGCTACCCCGACGGCGTCACCCCCACCACCACCTGGTGGTGGCTGGCGACGGTCGCCCCGCACTCCGGCACGCCGCTGGACGTGCTGCAGACCGCGGGCTCCGCGCTCGCGGTACTGGGGGCGGCGCTGCTGCTCGCGGGTGCCACGCACCGGGTGGTCGCACCGGTCGCCGGCGTCCTCGTCCGCCCGCTCGCCGCGGCCGGGTCGATGACGCTGACCTTCTACGTCGCCTCGATCCTGTTCATGAACTCCCCGCTGGACGTGTTCGACCCGGTCGAGGGCTACCTGTGGCAGATCGGCGTCGCCCTGGCCGCCGGGACGGCGTGGCGCCGCGCGGTCGGCCGCGGGCCGCTGGAGACGCTGGTCTCCGCACCCGCGCACGCCGTGCGCGACCGGGTCCGGGCCCGTACCCGCGATCGGGTGGCACCCGCCGGTGCGCCGCGCTCGCCGATCGCTGCGGGCCGCGACCGCCGGTAGCCTCGCGTCCATGATCGACCTCACCCGGCGGTACCGCGGTCTCGCCGGGGTGGCGGTCGTCCTGGCGGTCGTCGGCGGCTGCGCGGCCGGTGTCCCGGACACCGACCGGGCGGCCCCGGCGCCCGACCGTCCGGTCGTCGACGCCACCCTGGACATGGCACCCGACCTGTCGTCGGCGACCGGCACCCAGACCGTCCGCTTCACCCCGGACACCCGGGTCTGCGAGCTGGTGTTCCGGCTCTGGGCGAACCGGCCGACCGCCTCCGAGGACGGCACGTCGTCGGAGGTCACCCGGGCGTCGGTCGGCGGGACGCCGGTCACCCCGCGGGTCGAGCAGGCGGGCGCCCCGGACGGTGCGCCCGGCACCCTGGTCGAGCTGCCGCTGCCGTCGTGCGCCGAGGCGGGCACCCCGGTGACGGCCGATCTCGGCTTCCGGCTCACGCTCGGCGCGGACTCCGCCGAGCGGATCGGGTACTCGCCGAGCGCCGGGACGGCCTGGCTCGGCAGCCCGCTGCCGGTGCTCGACCACGTCCGGGGCCGCGGCTGGGTGCGCGAGCCGGCACTGGACATCTCCGGCGAGACGGTCGTGTCGGAGGACGTCCGGCTGAACTCGCTGGCCGTCACCTCGGGCGACGACCAGCAGGTCGCGGGCGTCGGCACCCCGACCGGGAGCAGCCCGGCGGCCCCGGGCCGCACGACCCGCACCTTCACCGCCGACGCGATCCGCGACGTCGCGATCGCGGTGGGCGCCTACCGGATCACCGAGACGACGGTCGGCGGCACCCGGGTGCACGTCGCGCTCCCGGCGGCCGGCCGCGCCGGCGCCGGTGACGGTGAGAGCGGCGGCAGCGAGCAGGGTGGCGATCTCCGCGGGTCCGCCTCGGACTGGTCGGAGAGCGTCGCCGACAACCTGACCCGGCTCGAACAGCTCCTTGGCCCGCACCCGTATCCGGACCTGTGGGTGACGATCGTCCCCACCCAGAGCGACGGCGTCGAGTTCCCGACGCACGTCCAGTTCGGGGACGTCTCGAACGGCACCCGCCCGTCGCTGGTGGCCCACGAGCTCGCGCACATGTGGTTCTACGCGCTGGTCGGCAACGACCAGGCCCGCGACCCGTGGCTCGACGAGTCGTTCGCGACCTGGGCCCAGGCGATCGTCTCCGACCAGTTCGACTACTACCGCCTCGACAAGTACTCGGCCGGGTCGGACGGGCGGATCGGCGACCCGATGCGGGTGTGGGACCGCCGCGGCGGGTTCGACGGCTACGTCACCGGCGTCTACGACCAGGGCGCCGCCGCCCTGCTGGAGGGCCGCCGCCGGGTCGGAGCGGAGCGGTTCGACGAGGCGGTCCGCGGCTACCTCGACGCGAACGCGCACCGGGTCGCCGGGCCCGCCGACGTCGAGCGCGCGTTCGCCGGCCTGCCACCGGTGCTCGACGTCCTCCGCGAGCACGGAGCCTTCACGCAGTCCTGAGTGGCGGGCCCCACCCCGGCCCCGGCCCCCGTCGATCTTCTACTTACGGTAGAACTACTACTGAACGTAGAACTTCGCGGAGGACGGGGCCGGAATGGACGCGCTCGACCTGGCACGCTGGCAGTTCGGGATCACGACGATCTACCACTTCCTGTTCGTCCCGCTGACGATCGGCCTGTCGGTGATCGTCGCCTCACTGCAGACCGCGTGGTTCCGCACGGGCCGGACCGAGTACCTGCGCGCGACGAAGTTCTTCGGGAAGCTCTTCCTGATCAACTTCGCGATGGGTGTGGTCACCGGCATCGTGCAGGAGTTCCAGTTCGGGATGAACTGGAGCACCTACTCGACCTTCGTCGGCGACGTCTTCGGGGCGCCGCTCGCGATGGAGGCGCTGATCGCGTTCTTCCTGGAGTCGACCTTCATCGGGCTCTGGATCTTCGGCTG
Proteins encoded in this window:
- a CDS encoding sulfite oxidase-like oxidoreductase — protein: MPRVTRGFVGRRPRDSRLPPGQYDAGDQWPVLTAERAPHLDTDRWTFRIEGLVEREVEWTWDEIGALPRERWDGDIHCVTTWSKFGMRWSGIPVDDLLEAAGPLPRARFVVAHSHSGYTTNLPLADVTGGRAWLAFDAQGGPLTREHGGPARLLVPHLYFWKSVKWVAGLRVLAEDEPGFWERNGYHDRGDPWREQRFQGD
- a CDS encoding FAD-binding oxidoreductase; amino-acid sequence: MSTDPGTRPTTPRRTLRWQAATVLGIRDEAPAVRTFTLGLEEPAHHLPGQYYVLRLTAEDGYTAQRSYSVASAPDGRPEIDLTVERLDDGEVSEFLHDVVVPGDVLEVRGPVGGWFAWTGDSPALLVGGGSGQVPLTAMLRHARAAGRPDLVRMILSVRTPSDLYYGDELHVPQVTPVFTRTAPDGSARPAGRLVLDDVAPLVRGGETAYVCGSPAFADAAAALLAEAGVPDDAIRIEQFGPTGS
- a CDS encoding Pls/PosA family non-ribosomal peptide synthetase, with amino-acid sequence MTLSPPRAGTETRPAPAGPPHPDRLHRFFEASVARRPDAVALQDGALELTYAELDARAAQLARYLARGAGPGRRVGILLHRSWRTYAVLLAVLKTGAAFVPIDPAAPADRVVYIRDDAGLDLLVTTSDLAEELPRDRVVPLDLCAAEVAALPRHPLEPVRPGADPLAYIIYTSGSSGRPKGVAVAHPSICNFVHVITQVYDVRPHDRVYQGMTISFDFSIEEIWTTFAAGATLVVGPTDSRRIGAELGDFLADTGVTVMCCVPTLLATIPRELPALRTLLVGGEACPAGLVERWARPGRRMLNTYGPTEATVTATWGELVPGRAVTIGRPVPTYSVVILDDALREVPRGEVGEICIGGPGVAVGYVNLPEKTADRFVRHPAAPPNGDGRLYRTGDLGRIDDHGEIVYLGRADDEVKIRGHRVDLGEIESVALERADVESAVAALTKPGDGTGEELVVHVVPAAGPGGPVDRAALHELLRTRLPEYMVPGYLEVLDRLPMMPSGKVDRPKLPAPSGPRIVVTDGPVVDPATELETRVRSVLAEALSLEPHLVSVTADFFDELGGHSLLAARVVTLLRERGVGRSPAVRDLYENPDARALAAALDPDAGTGTGGTPGSVPPPPRPEPLRHSRRRYSAAGAAQAGSLFVLMLVMTLPAAGVYAWHGGRVAPDVLAQLALGATAVFLLQRWLLAPLAVRALSAGVRPGRYPMWGRVHLRLWAADLLLSMSPLPVLSGGPLAPGYLRMLGARAGRDVHLGSSVLSLPRMLHLGHGATVGHSAALRPWTAADGWITVAPIMIGEGAHVGAGSVVEPGAVIGADAVLGEQSAVAADQLVPPGEHWAGSPSAPDAADAAVAELSERGPAPAWTRAQMAAAAAGVAALELVALASLVPAVLLVWTSLLFFGDGPALAVAVAVGPVFVVTVCVLVALGRRIVRPRTGPGVFPARSALGLRKWFGDKLLEMSLAYTNSLYSTLYTVGWLRLLGARIERGAEVSTASHIDPEMLTIAQGSFVADMASVGSATFHNGWMVRRPTLVGRRAFVGNAAVVPAGSELGDESLVGVATVPPTSGVPRDTTWLGSPAMHLPVRQDSGDHPESMTFAPSRRRVAERLGIEFLRATLPASAISVSLYLFLQGLSDVARTAPAWAVVLAAPALALGTALLLVLLVAAVKWLVVGTYRPRREPLWSRFVRRSEFVTGLYEASAVPGLLTMLSGTPLLPPMLRLLGARIGRRTCVSTTYLTEFDLVVIGDDAVVGRDVSLQTHLFEDRVMKMSTVTVGPGASVGDRAIVLYDAVVGAGTRLDPLSLVMKGEHLPDGTRWRGITAQAVLDAPAEPLPALPAPDPERTTRIAPVTDHADPERTTALARVGGAPDPGRTVRLRSVQAARSAPRRSGGDTVRRAPAVPAARRPEEAPAEAPVEATARQAPVVPATSGPGPQRVPVPAPRHASRSGPPAPASRPAPPAAPGPRRPGAGQGRHRRGPAQEASRPSPGPAGDRPGPDPR
- a CDS encoding BPL-N domain-containing protein, encoding MRLRDLVGGPRRPSGDRPLALVYRGRASVPGCPESVAALLASSRHGFDVRFVGRREDLPLTAETLAGAALYAQPGGGTLDAAWRRMRSARGPVRKFVAGGGRYLGFCLGAYLAGATPGFGLLPGDTDRWIGRPGATVGHDGDAVVRVDWRGRDRALYFQDGPRFLLDADAGGTVLARYPDHEVAAAVTPFGAGRVGVVGPHPEAGPDWFDDAGLPRTDARDLGLQLIDEVMA
- a CDS encoding heparan-alpha-glucosaminide N-acetyltransferase domain-containing protein, which codes for MTRPTPDAERTVPALQPVRLPEQRAVPAPRPRPDRAPDGNRSGNRLIGVDAARGVALLGIVAVHALVETTDDGVPTPSYLIFGGRSAALFALLAGVSFAFLTARARVRPGPDLAAAAASLATRAGMLMLVGLALSWTDPTIAALILPYYAVAFLLAIPLVAVPTRVLAPLAVLLCAGVPVLSHLVRPALPDPSLANPSLVEIVTDPGGVLSELAVTGAYPAVLWVSYMAVGIVVGRLRLSSPRTALALLGGGTAVAVVATVTSMWLLGPGGGYAAIAAASPPALPASAPTIADAVAGYPDGVTPTTTWWWLATVAPHSGTPLDVLQTAGSALAVLGAALLLAGATHRVVAPVAGVLVRPLAAAGSMTLTFYVASILFMNSPLDVFDPVEGYLWQIGVALAAGTAWRRAVGRGPLETLVSAPAHAVRDRVRARTRDRVAPAGAPRSPIAAGRDRR
- a CDS encoding M1 family metallopeptidase; translated protein: MIDLTRRYRGLAGVAVVLAVVGGCAAGVPDTDRAAPAPDRPVVDATLDMAPDLSSATGTQTVRFTPDTRVCELVFRLWANRPTASEDGTSSEVTRASVGGTPVTPRVEQAGAPDGAPGTLVELPLPSCAEAGTPVTADLGFRLTLGADSAERIGYSPSAGTAWLGSPLPVLDHVRGRGWVREPALDISGETVVSEDVRLNSLAVTSGDDQQVAGVGTPTGSSPAAPGRTTRTFTADAIRDVAIAVGAYRITETTVGGTRVHVALPAAGRAGAGDGESGGSEQGGDLRGSASDWSESVADNLTRLEQLLGPHPYPDLWVTIVPTQSDGVEFPTHVQFGDVSNGTRPSLVAHELAHMWFYALVGNDQARDPWLDESFATWAQAIVSDQFDYYRLDKYSAGSDGRIGDPMRVWDRRGGFDGYVTGVYDQGAAALLEGRRRVGAERFDEAVRGYLDANAHRVAGPADVERAFAGLPPVLDVLREHGAFTQS